The following proteins are encoded in a genomic region of Phycodurus eques isolate BA_2022a chromosome 11, UOR_Pequ_1.1, whole genome shotgun sequence:
- the lhcgr gene encoding lutropin-choriogonadotropic hormone receptor isoform X2: protein MTPQVLWVVVALSGILSVTSYEAFKCPRICHCTASSFQCSNDTQLASKNNTTSIVFKHLDLEELPTHAFKELINIKAIMIYYSSVTRIQTHAFISIYGLREITLKNMKNLRTIEKGAFTDLPDLNYLCIFGTGVMHFPDLSTISSLAFPFSLKMQGNMAIKNIPANSFNGMTQMTSDILIGSGFKEINPHAFNGTFIRTLDLRYNRHLCNLPEDAFEGALGPLYLDVSSTALTSLPRKGLEQVKRLKAKSAFALKRLPPLESLAELGVAELPYASQCCAFRLWYSKHRQEALKNPIPFCESIHTHFGRGIDLYKENPQLEHICPSHAGIQCTPEPDPFNPCEDLLGPILGNVTWIIAFLTIVANLTVLVMLLFTSRKLTISRFLICNLALADLCMGFYLMLIARMDCHSRHEYYNHATEWQTGPGCDMSGFLTMFSSELSVYTLTVISFERWYTIINAMDLNKRLGMHHVVAIMVAGWVFSLLVALLPLVGVSSYSKVSICLPMDIDTRASRAYVMIVLLLNVLAFLGVCFCYVCIYQSVRKPEPANHYNDTKLAKRMAVLIFTDFLCMAPISFFAISATLHMPLITVSHSKILLIIFYPINSLCNPFLYTIFTRGFRKEVRLLLQRWGILP, encoded by the exons ATGACCCCCCAGGTGCTCTGGGTAGTGGTTGCATTGTCCGGCATCCTCTCTGTGACCTCCTATGAGGCATTCAAATGTCCGCGTATCTGCCACTGCACGGCCTCCAGCTTCCAATGCAGCAATGATACTCAACTGGCTTCTAAGAATAACACCACATCCAT AGTTTTCAAACACCTGGATCTTGAAGAACTTCCAACCCATGCCTTCAAGGAACTGATCAACATAAAAGCAAT TATGATCTACTACAGCTCTGTGACCCGGATACAGACACACGCCTTCATCTCCATTTACGGCTTGAGAGAAAT TActcttaaaaatatgaaaaatctgAGGACAATTGAAAAGGGAGCATTCACTGACCTGCCCGATCTGAATTATTT GTGCATCTTTGGCACTGGGGTGATGCACTTCCCAGACCTTTCCACTATATCCTCCTTGGCATTCCCATTCAGCCT AAAAATGCAAGGAAACATGGCCATAAAAAATATTCCTGCCAATTCCTTCAATGGTATGACACAGATGACCAGTGACAT CCTGATCGGTAGCGGTTTCAAGGAAATCAACCCACATGCATTCAATGGAACCTTCATCAGAACACT AGATTTAAGATACAACCGACATCTGTGCAACCTTCCAGAAGACGCTTTCGAGGGAGCCTTGGGTCCGCTTTATCT GGATGTGTCCTCCACAGCTTTGACCTCCCTCCCCCGGAAGGGGTTGGAGCAGGTAAAGCGCCTGAAAGCCAAATCTGCTTTTGCTCTGAAGCGCCTTCCTCCATTAGAGAGCCTGGCTGAGCTAGGGGTGGCTGAGCTCCCGTACGCGAGCCAGTGCTGTGCGTTCCGCTTGTGGTACAGCAAACACAG ACAAGAGGCCCTCAAGAATCCAATCCCATTTTGCGAATCGATACACAC ACATTTCGGTCGAGGCATTGACCTCTACAAAGAGAATCCACAACTGGAACATATTTGTCCCAGCCACGCCGGCATCCAGTGCACGCCAGAGCCAGATCCTTTTAACCCTTGCGAGGACCTCCTGGGTCCCATCCTGGGCAACGTCACATGGATAATagcatttttgacaattgttgcTAACCTCACTGTGTTGGTCATGCTGCTCTTTACCAGTCGCAAGCTAACTATCTCACGATTTCTTATATGTAACCTCGCCCTGGCAGACCTGTGCATGGGCTTTTACCTGATGCTCATTGCCCGCATGGACTGCCACTCTCGCCATGAGTACTACAACCACGCCACGGAATGGCAGACGGGCCCAGGATGTGACATGTCAGGCTTCCTGACTATGTTCTCAAGTGAGCTATCCGTTTATACGCTCACTGTGATAAGCTTCGAACGCTGGTACACCATTATCAATGCCATGGATCTAAACAAGAGGCTGGGGATGCACCATGTGGTGGCCATCATGGTTGCAGGTTGGGTCTTTTCCCTGCTGGTTGCTCTGCTGCCCTTAGTAGGAGTCAGCAGCTACAGCAAAGTGAGCATCTGTCTCCCAATGGATATTGACACACGGGCTTCTCGAGCATACGTGATGATTGTGCTATTGCTTAATGTCCTTGCATTTCTGGGGGTGTGTTTCTGCTACGTGTGCATCTACCAGAGTGTCCGCAAGCCGGAGCCTGCCAATCACTACAATGATACAAAGCTCGCCAAGCGCATGGCGGTGCTCATTTTCACCGACTTCCTTTGCATGGCGCCAATCTCCTTCTTCGCAATCTCTGCGACACTGCATATGCCCCTGATCACCGTGTCTCACTCCAAAATTCTCCTCATCATTTTTTATCCCATCAACTCTCTCTGCAATCCTTTCCTGTACACCATCTTCACTCGGGGCTTTAGGAAAGAAGTGCGTCTGCTGCTCCAACGTTGGGGAATACTCCCATAG
- the lhcgr gene encoding lutropin-choriogonadotropic hormone receptor isoform X1, whose translation MTPQVLWVVVALSGILSVTSYEAFKCPRICHCTASSFQCSNDTQLASKNNTTSIVFKHLDLEELPTHAFKELINIKAIMIYYSSVTRIQTHAFISIYGLREITLKNMKNLRTIEKGAFTDLPDLNYLCIFGTGVMHFPDLSTISSLAFPFSLKMQGNMAIKNIPANSFNGMTQMTSDISLIGSGFKEINPHAFNGTFIRTLDLRYNRHLCNLPEDAFEGALGPLYLDVSSTALTSLPRKGLEQVKRLKAKSAFALKRLPPLESLAELGVAELPYASQCCAFRLWYSKHRQEALKNPIPFCESIHTHFGRGIDLYKENPQLEHICPSHAGIQCTPEPDPFNPCEDLLGPILGNVTWIIAFLTIVANLTVLVMLLFTSRKLTISRFLICNLALADLCMGFYLMLIARMDCHSRHEYYNHATEWQTGPGCDMSGFLTMFSSELSVYTLTVISFERWYTIINAMDLNKRLGMHHVVAIMVAGWVFSLLVALLPLVGVSSYSKVSICLPMDIDTRASRAYVMIVLLLNVLAFLGVCFCYVCIYQSVRKPEPANHYNDTKLAKRMAVLIFTDFLCMAPISFFAISATLHMPLITVSHSKILLIIFYPINSLCNPFLYTIFTRGFRKEVRLLLQRWGILP comes from the exons ATGACCCCCCAGGTGCTCTGGGTAGTGGTTGCATTGTCCGGCATCCTCTCTGTGACCTCCTATGAGGCATTCAAATGTCCGCGTATCTGCCACTGCACGGCCTCCAGCTTCCAATGCAGCAATGATACTCAACTGGCTTCTAAGAATAACACCACATCCAT AGTTTTCAAACACCTGGATCTTGAAGAACTTCCAACCCATGCCTTCAAGGAACTGATCAACATAAAAGCAAT TATGATCTACTACAGCTCTGTGACCCGGATACAGACACACGCCTTCATCTCCATTTACGGCTTGAGAGAAAT TActcttaaaaatatgaaaaatctgAGGACAATTGAAAAGGGAGCATTCACTGACCTGCCCGATCTGAATTATTT GTGCATCTTTGGCACTGGGGTGATGCACTTCCCAGACCTTTCCACTATATCCTCCTTGGCATTCCCATTCAGCCT AAAAATGCAAGGAAACATGGCCATAAAAAATATTCCTGCCAATTCCTTCAATGGTATGACACAGATGACCAGTGACAT CAGCCTGATCGGTAGCGGTTTCAAGGAAATCAACCCACATGCATTCAATGGAACCTTCATCAGAACACT AGATTTAAGATACAACCGACATCTGTGCAACCTTCCAGAAGACGCTTTCGAGGGAGCCTTGGGTCCGCTTTATCT GGATGTGTCCTCCACAGCTTTGACCTCCCTCCCCCGGAAGGGGTTGGAGCAGGTAAAGCGCCTGAAAGCCAAATCTGCTTTTGCTCTGAAGCGCCTTCCTCCATTAGAGAGCCTGGCTGAGCTAGGGGTGGCTGAGCTCCCGTACGCGAGCCAGTGCTGTGCGTTCCGCTTGTGGTACAGCAAACACAG ACAAGAGGCCCTCAAGAATCCAATCCCATTTTGCGAATCGATACACAC ACATTTCGGTCGAGGCATTGACCTCTACAAAGAGAATCCACAACTGGAACATATTTGTCCCAGCCACGCCGGCATCCAGTGCACGCCAGAGCCAGATCCTTTTAACCCTTGCGAGGACCTCCTGGGTCCCATCCTGGGCAACGTCACATGGATAATagcatttttgacaattgttgcTAACCTCACTGTGTTGGTCATGCTGCTCTTTACCAGTCGCAAGCTAACTATCTCACGATTTCTTATATGTAACCTCGCCCTGGCAGACCTGTGCATGGGCTTTTACCTGATGCTCATTGCCCGCATGGACTGCCACTCTCGCCATGAGTACTACAACCACGCCACGGAATGGCAGACGGGCCCAGGATGTGACATGTCAGGCTTCCTGACTATGTTCTCAAGTGAGCTATCCGTTTATACGCTCACTGTGATAAGCTTCGAACGCTGGTACACCATTATCAATGCCATGGATCTAAACAAGAGGCTGGGGATGCACCATGTGGTGGCCATCATGGTTGCAGGTTGGGTCTTTTCCCTGCTGGTTGCTCTGCTGCCCTTAGTAGGAGTCAGCAGCTACAGCAAAGTGAGCATCTGTCTCCCAATGGATATTGACACACGGGCTTCTCGAGCATACGTGATGATTGTGCTATTGCTTAATGTCCTTGCATTTCTGGGGGTGTGTTTCTGCTACGTGTGCATCTACCAGAGTGTCCGCAAGCCGGAGCCTGCCAATCACTACAATGATACAAAGCTCGCCAAGCGCATGGCGGTGCTCATTTTCACCGACTTCCTTTGCATGGCGCCAATCTCCTTCTTCGCAATCTCTGCGACACTGCATATGCCCCTGATCACCGTGTCTCACTCCAAAATTCTCCTCATCATTTTTTATCCCATCAACTCTCTCTGCAATCCTTTCCTGTACACCATCTTCACTCGGGGCTTTAGGAAAGAAGTGCGTCTGCTGCTCCAACGTTGGGGAATACTCCCATAG
- the gtf2a1l gene encoding TFIIA-alpha and beta-like factor gives MVSAVLEPIPADFGERRDTPWTGRQPIAAKLYLSIIDDVIESMRELFLDEGLEDCILDNLRHLWETKTMESKTMDDFRKNKIDSPDFVLQLPANYRRNDAELTASVVIPASQNIHSFPVKNNSETLATFSLPAGLSYPVQIPAGVTLQTASGQLYKVNVPVVVTQAPAGQQTVSQPPPASFQPGETLPQEAPPVPTLLVNSSQLPDATLPPSQESSVPQQDPITAPPQIEVASSPEPESALAGQASESNPEPVDLSVKSSAVSQLVGSEEALTKTTQFKSSDIDDILKEFIKEEREKAARARNLAHTKCCDQPEAILGLDLDFNYSELSDIVQLDGTADNSDMEEEEVVPLEENDFLGMINAEAIEALQEGVGSSDGNTGSSSSDSEGADELEHVEDEDPLNSGDDVFEQDIPDLFDSENVIVCQYDKIHRSKNRWKFHLKDGVMCYGGRDYVFSKAVGEAEW, from the exons ATGGTTTCagctgtgctggagcctatcccagctgactttggtgagaggcgggatacaccatggactggtcgacagccaattgca GCCAAGCTCTATTTGTCAATAATCGATGATGTGATTGAGAGTATGAGGGAGCTGTTCCTGGATGAGGGCCTTGAAGACTGCATCCTCGACAATTTACGACAT CTTTGGGAGACAAAGACGATGGAGTCGAAAACTATGGACGACTTCAGGAAGAACAAAATTGACTCTCCAGACTTTGTGCTCCAGCTTCCAGCTAACTACAGGCGCAATGATGCAGAACTCACAG CTTCAGTAGTGATCCCCGCAAGTCAGAATATTCACAGTTTCCCTGTCAAG AACAACTCTGAGACACTTGCTACCTTTTCACTTCCTGCTGGCCTATCTTACCCTGTGCAGATACCTGCTGGAGTCACTCTACAAACAGCCTCTG GTCAACTTTACAAGGTCAACGTTCCTGTTGTAGTTACTCAGGCCCCAGCAGGTCAGCAAACAGTATCCCAACCTCCACCGGCTTCATTCCAACCTGGTGAAACACTTCCTCAGGAGGCACCGCCTGTGCCGACGCTTTTGGTCAACTCATCGCAACTGCCAGACGCTACTTTACCCCCCAGTCAGGAGAGCAGCGTTCCCCAGCAAGACCCTATCACAGCGCCCCCACAGATTGAGGTAGCATCTTCTCCAGAACCGGAATCTGCACTGGCTGGGCAAGCGAGCGAGTCGAATCCAGAGCCTGTGGACCTTAGcgtcaaaagttctgccgtcAGCCAGTTGGTCGGCAGCGAGGAGGCTTTGACGAAGACCACTCAGTTCAAGAGCAGCGACATTGATGATATCCTCAAAGAATTCATTAAAGAGGAGCGAGAAAAAGCAGCAAGGGCGAGAAACTTGGCTCACACCAAATGTTGCGACCAGCCTGAAGCAATTCTCGGG CTGGACCTGGACTTCAACTACAGTGAACTGTCAGACATCGTACAGCTGGATGGTACGGCGGACAATTCGGACATGGAAGAGGAAGAAGTCGTGCCACTGGAGGAGAATGACTTCCTGGGTATGATCAACGCAGAGGCCATCGAGGCTCTGCAGGAAGGAGTCGGGAGCAGTGATGGGAACACTGGCTCCTCCAGTAGTGACAGTGAAGGAGCTGATGAGCTTGAACATGTAGAAGATgag GATCCATTGAATTCAGGTGACGATGTGTTTGAACAAGATATCCCAGATCTCTTTGACTCAGAGAATGTCATTGTATGCCAATATGACAAA ATTCACCGCAGTAAGAACCGCTGGAAGTTCCATTTGAAAGATGGAGTCATGTGTTATGGTGGCAGGGATTATGTGTTCTCTAAAGCTGTTGGGGAAGCAGAATGGTAA
- the LOC133409394 gene encoding stonin-1 has product MCSTNHSNWVTFEDDNTPLSSPQKPLQSPGCIKAALPRPNGLKLVVPPIRDTSWSFNSSLESPQSQSSFSGGSCVPCNTPLCTPMSGVASVTSRSNSRETSNLFQSFSSTSLSSVPSSAPEALNLNSDGPNSFPNFQGKSGHINPFWDNSGHSIDVDSSSSDSESDNSLPRFFIRAKDGSEPPRDHLQNALSFVCNKIDGLRAESDNSGETERHERKERRLSSKCEVITEGPSQFVPRGLFRSHRGDGWPVMLRIPEKKNRMSSRQWGPIYLRLLPGGVLQMYYEKGLEKPFKEFQLLPQCRLSDLKIESYSEPRKVLTVKVEHFTYIEKKRYHPKLEVTHEAEVEQLLKFGSTVHKDMEDLVVSMEEEIFKLSMLHQPRRNYEEQELSLQITDHIWVQQDKFGGVMERTAFTQIHCLAFLNGVGDCFLALNDLGLLRSNASYGSEDGSELWLEITDCHFHKCVNETEFRTSRLIKFCPPDACRVELMRYKTMFLGCTEIPFSIKAVVSVQGAYVELQAFLNMSGTFLSTMGLSDMYPLCENVEVRVPVPGEWVKVTQTAALLRQRSLKARMNRNACLGSFSTAQSQPVMQVSVGSIKYENVYSAVVWKIDRLPAKNTAVDHPHSFTCKLELGSDQEIPSDWYPFITMECEIMGAVVSQTTVKSLGTVNDIQPQKHVTSWTRYHCQVEVEKKLIETESKESGCMTH; this is encoded by the exons ATGTGTTCGACCAATCACTCAAACTGGGTTACATTTGAAGACGATAACACACCGCTCTCCTCTCCACAGAAGCCCCTACAGTCACCAGGGTGTATCAAAGCGGCATTACCACGTCCCAATGGTCTCAAATTAGTTGTTCCACCTATCAGAGATACTTCCTGGAGCTTCAACAGCTCTCTGGAATCTCCTCAAAGCCAGTCAAGTTTCAGTGGAGGTTCCTGTGTTCCCTGTAACACGCCCCTTTGCACCCCCATGAGTGGCGTTGCAAGCGTCACGTCTCGCTCCAACTCAAGGGAGACGAGCAACCTCTTCCAGAGCTTTAGCAGCACATCTCTCTCTTCTGTTCCCTCTTCTGCACCAGAAGCCCTGAATCTAAACTCAGATGGACCAAACTCCTTCCCTAATTTCCAGGGGAAGTCTGGACACATTAACCCTTTCTGGGACAACTCTGGACACAGCATTGATGTGGACAGCTCCTCTTCAGACTCTGAATCTGACAACAGTCTACCACGTTTCTTTATACGGGCCAAAGATGGCAGTGAGCCTCCACGTGATCACCTCCAGAACGCTTTGTCTTTCGTTTGCAACAAAATTGATGGCCTCCGAGCAGAATCGGACAACAGTggagagacagaaagacacGAGAGAAAGGAGAGGCGCCTCAGTTCAAAATGTGAGGTGATAACTGAGGGTCCCTCTCAGTTTGTCCCCCGGGGGTTATTTCGTAGCCACAGGGGAGATGGTTGGCCTGTGATGCTCAGGATTCCTGAAAAAAAGAACCGCATGTCCTCAAGACAATGGGGACCGATCTACCTCCGCTTGTTACCGGGGGGTGTGCTGCAGATGTACTATGAGAAAGGGCTTGAGAAGCCCTTCAAGGAGTTCCAACTATTGCCTCAGTGTCGGCTCTCTGACCTCAAGATAGAAAGTTACAGTGAGCCCCGCAAAGTCCTCACAGTCAAAGTTGAACATTTCACTTACATTGAAAAGAAACGCTACCACCCCAAGCTGGAGGTGACTCATGAAGCAGAAGTTGAACAACTGCTCAAGTTTGGCTCAACTGTACACAAAGACATGGAAGACCTAGTCGTCTCCATGGAGGAGGAGATCTTTAAGCTGTCCATGCTCCACCAGCCCAGGCGGAATTATGAGGAGCAGGAGCTGTCGCTGCAGATCACTGACCACATCTGGGTCCAACAAGATAAGTTTGGAGGAGTCATGGAGCGGACTGCCTTCACGCAGATTCACTGTCTTGCTTTCCTGAATGGAGTCGGCGATTGCTTTCTCGCCCTAAATGACCTCGGCCTGTTGCGTTCAAATGCGAGCTATGGATCTGAAGATGGCAGTGAGCTCTGGCTGGAGATCACAGACTGCCACTTTCACAAGTGCGTGAATGAAACAGAATTTCGGACCTCCAGACTGATAAAGTTCTGCCCCCCTGATGCATGTAGGGTGGAGTTGATGCGGTACAAGACGATGTTTTTGGGTTGCACAGAAATACCTTTCTCTATAAAAGCTGTGGTCTCAGTTCAAGGTGCCTATGTGGAGCTACAGGCCTTTCTTAATATGTCAGGAACATTCCTCTCCACTATGGGGCTGTCAGACATGTATCCGCTGTGTGAGAATGTAGAAGTGCGAGTGCCGGTACCGGGTGAATGGGTTAAAGTAACACAAACAGCGGCCTTGCTGCGCCAGAGGTCACTAAAGGCCCGTATGAACAGAAATGCCTGCTTGGGTTCCTTCAGCACTGCACAGTCACAGCCTGTCATGCAGGTGTCAGTCGGCAGCATCAAATATGAGAACGTCTATTCTGCTGTTGTGTGGAAGATTGACAGACTCCCAGCAAAGAACACAG CAGTCGACCATCCTCATTCATTCACCTGCAAACTAGAGCTGGGATCTGATCAGGAAATCCCAAGCGACTGGTATCCTTTTATCACAATGGAATGTGAGATTATGGGCGCCGTCGTGTCACAGACTACAGTCAAGTCACTGGGCACGGTCAATGACATCCAGCCGCAGAAACACGTGACCAGCTGGACACGCTATCATTGTCAG GTGGAAGTGGAGAAGAAATTGATTGAAACAGAGTCGAAGGAGTCCGGCTGTATGACACATTGA